In Tepidamorphus gemmatus, one genomic interval encodes:
- a CDS encoding SDR family NAD(P)-dependent oxidoreductase, with amino-acid sequence MAARALSDSSALVVGGTAGIGHASAAALLAAGLPRLTIVGRNQQRGEAARAALAERFPQARIAFRRCDARDPDAVQAMTDAAAAEMDGIDVLVSSGGGEPMPRLLHQIDIADIMPTIEMIVAGIVLPARAVLPHMMARGGGSVILFASDAAKIATPGETVIGAAMAAIVMFGRGMANEAKRSGIRVNCLTPSIVRGTPLYDRLMADPFCGRLFGKAETLASLGVVEPDDLAAMVVHLASPASARMTGQTISINGGISAI; translated from the coding sequence GTGGCGGCCCGGGCGCTCTCCGACAGCTCGGCGCTGGTTGTCGGCGGCACGGCGGGCATCGGCCATGCCAGTGCCGCCGCACTGCTTGCCGCCGGCCTGCCGCGGCTGACGATCGTCGGCCGCAACCAGCAACGCGGCGAGGCGGCCCGTGCGGCGCTCGCCGAACGGTTTCCGCAGGCGAGGATCGCCTTCCGCCGCTGCGATGCACGCGACCCTGACGCCGTGCAGGCGATGACCGATGCCGCAGCGGCGGAGATGGACGGTATCGACGTGCTGGTCTCCTCCGGCGGCGGCGAGCCGATGCCGCGGCTGCTGCACCAGATCGACATCGCAGATATCATGCCGACCATCGAGATGATTGTCGCCGGCATCGTGCTGCCGGCCCGCGCGGTGCTGCCGCACATGATGGCACGCGGCGGCGGATCGGTCATCCTGTTCGCCTCCGACGCGGCCAAGATCGCCACGCCGGGCGAAACGGTGATCGGCGCGGCGATGGCCGCAATCGTGATGTTCGGCCGCGGCATGGCCAACGAGGCGAAGCGCTCCGGGATCAGGGTCAACTGCCTGACACCGAGCATCGTGCGCGGCACGCCGCTCTACGACCGTCTGATGGCCGATCCGTTCTGCGGCCGGCTGTTCGGCAAGGCCGAGACCTTGGCAAGCCTCGGCGTGGTCGAACCGGATGATCTGGCGGCGATGGTGGTGCATCTGGCGAGCCCTGCCTCGGCCCGGATGACCGGCCAGACGATCAGCATCAACGGCGGAATCTCGGCGATCTGA
- a CDS encoding Ldh family oxidoreductase, giving the protein MIDTASIPEGPVELRAGSERLARFCREVLAAAGADAASAEAAARAMLHGSRLGVDSHGVRLLPHYAAAIAGGRVNGRPAMRLVREWGAVATLDADDGHGALAAYTAMDHAVRIAEAMGIGAVAITRSSHFGPAGAYALAAAEQGMLGLATCNADSLVRLHDGAARFHGTNPIACAMPVAGEEPWLLDMATSAIPYNRVKLYRSLGRELPEGVASTVAGEDTVDASRAEMLAPLGGAFGYKGAGLAGLAEIFSAVLTGAGLSFELQPMNDPDMSRPRGLGAFVMALRPDAFIEGDKVAARMRRYRDALRASPARPGGRVMAPGDREWDEAHRRDRLGIPLDPDTVAAFRSLAERYAVNLPF; this is encoded by the coding sequence ATGATCGACACGGCGTCCATACCGGAGGGGCCCGTGGAGCTGCGCGCCGGTTCGGAGCGCCTCGCGCGCTTCTGCCGCGAGGTGCTGGCGGCGGCGGGGGCGGATGCGGCGAGCGCGGAAGCAGCCGCGCGGGCCATGCTGCACGGCTCGCGGCTCGGGGTCGACAGCCACGGCGTCCGCCTTCTGCCGCACTATGCCGCTGCGATCGCCGGCGGCCGGGTCAACGGCAGGCCTGCGATGCGGCTCGTACGCGAATGGGGGGCGGTGGCGACCCTCGATGCCGATGACGGCCATGGCGCGCTGGCGGCCTATACGGCCATGGACCATGCGGTGCGCATCGCCGAAGCCATGGGCATCGGTGCCGTCGCGATCACCCGCAGCTCGCATTTCGGGCCGGCCGGCGCCTATGCCCTCGCCGCGGCCGAGCAGGGAATGCTCGGGCTTGCCACCTGCAATGCCGACAGCCTGGTGCGGCTTCACGATGGCGCTGCGCGATTCCACGGCACCAATCCGATCGCTTGTGCCATGCCCGTTGCCGGGGAGGAGCCGTGGCTGCTCGACATGGCGACGAGTGCGATCCCCTACAACCGCGTCAAGCTCTACCGCAGTCTTGGCCGGGAGCTTCCCGAGGGGGTCGCCTCAACGGTTGCCGGGGAGGACACCGTGGATGCCAGCCGCGCCGAAATGCTGGCCCCCCTCGGCGGAGCCTTCGGATACAAGGGCGCGGGGCTGGCCGGGCTCGCCGAGATCTTCAGCGCGGTGCTGACCGGGGCCGGGCTCAGCTTCGAGCTGCAGCCGATGAACGACCCGGACATGTCGCGGCCGCGTGGGCTCGGAGCCTTTGTCATGGCGCTGCGTCCGGACGCCTTCATCGAGGGCGACAAGGTGGCGGCCCGGATGCGGCGCTATCGCGATGCGCTGCGCGCCTCGCCGGCGCGGCCGGGCGGCCGGGTGATGGCGCCCGGCGACCGCGAGTGGGACGAGGCACATCGCCGCGACAGGCTCGGCATTCCGCTCGACCCGGATACGGTCGCGGCCTTCCGGTCGCTGGCGGAGAGGTACGCGGTCAACCTGCCATTCTGA
- a CDS encoding NADPH-dependent FMN reductase, whose translation MHLLCLSGSLRAASASSAVVATLCERLHGVATTSRFDIGALPHYNADLEPPQAVLALKSEIAAADGLVIVTPEYNYSVPGVLKNAIDWASRPAYASVLKDKPVFVASVSGGALGGVRAQSHLKYILAGTLARVFVWQEVIVPHANTKVVDGRLADEAITAFLLDGIRAFIGSIARG comes from the coding sequence ATGCATCTTCTCTGCCTTTCCGGGAGCCTCCGGGCAGCTTCCGCATCGTCCGCCGTCGTGGCGACACTCTGCGAGCGGCTGCACGGCGTCGCCACGACCAGCCGGTTCGATATCGGTGCGCTGCCGCACTACAACGCCGATCTGGAACCGCCGCAGGCGGTGCTGGCGCTGAAGTCGGAGATCGCCGCGGCAGACGGTCTGGTGATCGTCACACCCGAATACAATTACAGCGTTCCCGGCGTCCTGAAGAACGCCATCGACTGGGCCTCGCGGCCCGCCTATGCCTCGGTGCTCAAGGACAAGCCTGTGTTCGTCGCCTCGGTTTCCGGCGGCGCGCTCGGCGGTGTCCGGGCGCAGAGCCATCTGAAATACATCCTCGCCGGGACGCTGGCGCGGGTCTTCGTATGGCAGGAGGTCATCGTTCCCCACGCCAACACCAAGGTCGTCGACGGACGGCTCGCCGACGAGGCGATCACCGCGTTCCTGCTGGACGGCATTCGCGCCTTCATCGGCTCGATCGCGCGCGGTTGA
- a CDS encoding GntR family transcriptional regulator, translated as MTALRDGMAHRRGCDDTAPEPTGPSGAAPRLYERAFGILADQIADGTIPAGSRLNESLVAAQFGISRAPARRALKELERRGRVAKAQGRGYVVLQAPAAAARVIDAADRTGATPAGDSRLVSLSSWERIYGEVENEIIARISFATWRVNEAELARFYGVSRTVARDVLGRLQQRGVIRKDERSRWYAPALSPEHIGELYELRAILEPVALVKAAPRLPGGLATRLRLNLEAAIAEAETISGATLDRLEEELHVELLGHCGNRTLMQAITLQQSLLIAHRFLYRWTPRLFEREPILPEHLDIVTHLEAGRIDAAAAALREHLRISHIRAIARVDAVVSQARPDPLPYLERLEP; from the coding sequence ATGACGGCACTGCGTGACGGCATGGCCCATCGGCGTGGTTGCGACGACACGGCGCCGGAGCCGACCGGTCCGTCCGGCGCTGCGCCGCGTCTCTACGAGCGCGCCTTCGGCATTCTCGCCGACCAGATCGCCGATGGCACGATACCGGCCGGCTCGCGTCTCAACGAATCGCTCGTCGCCGCCCAGTTCGGCATCAGCCGGGCGCCTGCCCGCCGTGCTCTGAAGGAACTCGAACGGCGGGGCCGGGTCGCCAAGGCGCAGGGCCGCGGCTACGTGGTCCTGCAGGCTCCGGCCGCCGCGGCCCGTGTCATCGACGCCGCCGATCGGACCGGCGCGACGCCCGCCGGCGACAGCCGCCTGGTCTCGCTGTCGAGCTGGGAGCGGATCTATGGCGAGGTCGAGAACGAGATCATCGCCCGCATCTCGTTCGCCACGTGGCGCGTCAACGAGGCGGAGCTGGCGCGCTTCTATGGTGTCAGCCGCACGGTCGCCCGCGACGTGCTCGGCCGTCTCCAGCAACGCGGCGTCATTCGCAAGGACGAACGCTCGCGCTGGTATGCCCCCGCGCTGTCGCCGGAGCACATCGGCGAACTCTATGAGCTGCGCGCAATTCTCGAGCCGGTGGCGCTGGTCAAGGCGGCGCCGCGGCTGCCGGGGGGCCTGGCGACGCGGCTACGACTCAATCTGGAGGCAGCGATTGCCGAGGCCGAGACCATCAGCGGCGCGACGCTCGATCGACTCGAGGAGGAGCTGCATGTCGAACTGCTCGGCCATTGCGGCAACCGGACACTCATGCAGGCGATCACGCTGCAGCAGTCGCTGCTGATTGCCCACCGGTTCCTGTACCGTTGGACGCCGCGGCTGTTCGAGCGCGAACCGATCCTGCCCGAACATCTCGACATCGTCACCCATCTCGAGGCCGGCCGCATCGACGCGGCCGCCGCCGCCCTCCGCGAACACCTGCGTATCTCGCATATCCGCGCCATCGCCCGCGTCGATGCCGTCGTCAGCCAGGCGAGGCCCGATCCGCTGCCCTATCTCGAACGGCTGGAGCCCTGA
- a CDS encoding MaoC family dehydratase, which translates to MAGLWFEEFEVGMVFNHEWTRTITETDNKWFSLLTMNTQPLHIDSHAAANSVWGRPLVNSLLTLGLMVGMSVNDTTFGTTIANLGMTDVKFTHPLFEGDTIHVRTTVLDKRESKTRPGEGIVTLRHEVFNQDGVNCGSCDRAALMRKRPVAETGTQVA; encoded by the coding sequence ATGGCGGGATTGTGGTTCGAGGAATTCGAGGTCGGGATGGTGTTCAATCACGAGTGGACGCGCACCATCACCGAGACCGACAACAAGTGGTTCTCGCTCCTGACGATGAACACGCAGCCGCTGCACATCGACTCGCACGCGGCGGCGAACAGCGTCTGGGGCAGGCCGCTGGTCAACAGTCTTTTGACGCTGGGCCTGATGGTCGGCATGTCGGTGAACGACACCACCTTCGGGACCACCATTGCCAATCTCGGCATGACGGACGTGAAGTTCACCCATCCGCTGTTCGAAGGCGACACGATCCACGTCCGCACAACCGTTCTCGACAAGCGCGAGAGCAAGACCCGGCCCGGCGAAGGAATCGTCACGCTCCGCCACGAGGTGTTCAACCAGGACGGCGTCAACTGCGGTTCGTGCGATCGCGCGGCACTGATGCGCAAGCGCCCGGTGGCCGAGACCGGGACACAGGTGGCCTGA